Genomic segment of Bifidobacterium lemurum:
GCGCCTCCTCGACCGCGGCGGTGGCGCCGGCGGGCGAATTGTCGGCGCCGCGCGCGATGGCGGTCAGCCTGCCGAACTCCTCGGCGAGCGTGTTGTCCGAATATCGCAGCGCGAAGGCGAGCACCTCGGCCAATGTGGCCGATGAGACGCTGGCCAGGGGTGAAAGATCCTCCGGCGTGGTTCCCTCGCTGGGCCCGCCGCTCACGGTGATGCCTTGCTCGGCCAGCCGGGTGGCGAATACGGCGGCCGCATCGGCCGCGGTGGTCTGCGACAACGGCGGATACAACGAGGAATCGTCGGGATTGGAGGGTTTGGGCAGGGCGCTCGACCATTGACGGCCGCCATCCACGGCCATGGACGAGACGGGCGTGTAGTAAAGGTGGTCGCCGTTGTTCTCCTCGATGCCCTCCGGCGAGCGCAGGTCGCCGAACAGGGTATCGTCGTAGACCAGTGTGACGGCGGTGATGCCGCGCTGCGACAACGCGGCGGCCGTCCTTTCCGCCAGTGTGCCCAATCCAGCGCGTCCGTTGACGTGCTCGGGGTCGCTTGCGCCCTCGCCGAGCAGCATGTCGCCGTTGCCGGTAAGCACCAATGTGGCGGTGCCGTCGTCGTGTTGGATGAGATAGGTTTCGGTGTCGAGCGTCGAGCCCATGTCGAGGGTGGTGGAGGCGGCGAGCGCGGTCAGCGTCTTCATAGTGGAGGCCGGCTCACGCGGGGTGCTTGACTCGTATTGCGCCACGACATCGCCTTGGGCGTCGACGATGATGGCCGAAAGGCCGTCGCCGACGCCTTCGGCGGAGACGAGCGTTTCGATCAGGTCGGATGCGGCCTGCGGATCGACGGTTTTGGTCGAGTCGAGATCGCCCACGATGCCGTCGCCGACGCGCACGACGGACGGGGCGGGATAGTCGCTTGCGGCGACGGTCCGTTGCGTCAGCAGGCCCGGGGCCGCGTCATACACGTCGGCCACGGCGTATCCCACGCACAGCGCCACGGTGAGCGCCACCGAAACCAGAACGGTCCACCGGCGCCGCCGCATGTCATGCACGGTTTGGGTTCCGGGCCGTGGCCGTTGATTCGCCGTCTCGAAAGCCAACTGCCGCACTCCTTGTCTTCCAACAACCGATGGGACCCTCGCCCACCGAAGCGCGTCACTTCTGCAGGCTGGCGAACGATTCGAGCGTCTGTACGATCTTGACCATCCGCACATCCATCAGCTTACCGCCAAGCCATGAACCCACGAGCAACGCCACGACGCCGTTGACCAACGCGCCCACGCCGACGCCCGCCAACACGACCGTGGCGTCGCCCACGGTCAGGCCAAGCACCAGCGCCACGATGCCGGTCGGCAGCATGAGGATGACGGAGCCGAACAGATGCGCGAAGGGGAAGAAGCCCTGCGCGGCCAAGCGCCCCTGCGGAGACGAGAACGGCTTTTCGATCGAGGGAACCGGGTACATGAGCACGCAGGACAGCACTTCGGCCAGGCCGAGGCCTGCGAACACGACGCCGATGCCGATGCCGGTGCACACCAGTCCGAGCGCCAGCCCGTCGCCGGTGCGCCAATCCCCCGTGAATACGAAGATGCCCAAGGAGAGAACCAGTATGTAGACCAGCGAGAACGTCGCGTAGACACGCACGCGGCCGAAGCGGTCGTCGCGCCCGCGCACGCCGGCGAGCACCTGCATGGTGAAGCCGCCGCCGTCATAGGCCAGGCCGTTGCCCTCCACCATCATCATGAACAGGCCCATCCAAGTGAGCGACTGCCAGATCATCACGGAAAGACCATGCGACTGAATGCCGAAAATCACCACGAACAGCAGCGGCATAAGGAACATCACCGACAGGCGCGGGTCCCGGCGCATCGAAATGAGCAGTCGGGCGGAGATCGCGCCGGACGGCGAGTCAGGCATCCATGAGAACGCGCCGATACCTTTGATTTTGGCAGTCGCGGCATCGCGCCCGGCGACCAGGCGTTCGCGACGCAGACACCAGGTGCAGACCATGAAGCACACCACCCAGGTGAGCGCGAGCACGGCGAGACGGCCGAGCAACGGCAGCCAAGCGCCGGCGAACGCGTCGAACGGCAGTTGGAAGGCGGCCGCGAGCGGCGTCCAAGCCAGGATGTCGGCGAGCATCGTACCGCCGGCCATCAGGGCGGCCGTATCGAAACCTTCGGATTCCACACTGCTGTTGAGCACGATGCTCGGCATCTGGCACAGCAGAATGGACACCACCGTCGTGACGATATAGAACATGGTCCGACCGCGCGTGGAAGTGACCATCGAGGTGGCCAATGAGATGATCATACGCGAGATGCTGATCATCGTGACGACGGCCAGCGGCGCGGCGACGACCGCCACCAGCACGGGCACCGGCCCCATCCAACGGTAGGCCATGGCCCACAGCGCGAAGGCGAGCGTGCCGCCGATGGCAGGCGCCCCGGAAAGCCCCGCAAGCAGCAGACCGAACTGCAGCGTGCGGTCCTCGATACCATATAATTCGAATTTTTTAGGGCTCAGCGAGGATCCCTCGCCGATCAGCATAAGCTGGATGGCCGCGACGAACAGCAGCAGGCAGGCCGCGACGATGACGACCACACAGCGGGTCACCGACGCGTAGTCACGAGCCGCAGCCGAAGCCTGTCCCGCCGGCGATCCCATCAAATCAGGACCGAAACCGAGAGCGAACGCACCCGCCGCCACACCGATGACGCACATGGCACCCATCGCCAGACAGACGACATAGCCGACGGTCTGCCACACGGATTTGCGCATGGCCGCGAAAGTCAGCGCCCAACGCAGGCGGACGATATTCAACGCGATGGTCATCGCACGCCTCCGTTGCCGTCCGACGCGCCGGTACGACCGGTCGGCGCGGGCGTCCCGATCGGATTCTGGACCGGGGTCATGGGCTGGACCGGAACCATGGGCTGGATTGGATTTGTGGCGGAACCCGGCGCGGAAGCCGGCATGGACGCATCATTCGCGCCGCCGTCGAGCCAGTCGAGTTTGGCCGCGCCGTGACGCCCGCCGACAAGCGTGAGGAAGCGCTCCTCCAAGTCGCCGCCCGCCGCCACTTGGTCGACGGTGCCGGCCGCGCACACCTGGCCGCGGTTGATGATGGCCACATGCGTGCACATCTTCTCGACCAGCGCCATCACATGCGAGGAGATGATCACCGTACCGCCGGTGGCCGCGTATTCAATCAGGATATCGCGCAGATTCGCGCTGGAAACCGGATCGACCGATTCGAACGGCTCGTCGAGCACAAGAATGCGCGGACTGTGGATCATCGCGGCCGCAAGACAGATCTTCTTGGTCATGCCGGAGGAATAGTCAACCACCATCGTGTTCGCCGACTGCGCCAAATCGAAGGCGTTCAGCAGATCGTTGGCGCGGCGCAGCACCTCGTCGCGGCGCATGCCGCGCAGCATGCCCGAGTAGACCAGCAGCTGCAGGCCGGTAAGCCTGTCGAAGATCTGACCGGCCTGCGGCATCACGCCGATTTCGCGCTTGACGCGGTTGACGTCGCTCCACACGTCGTTGCCGAGGATCATCGCCGTGCCCGCGTCCGGCACGAGCAGGCCGGTGAGCATGTTCAGCGTGGTGGTTTTGCCAGCGCCGTTGGGGCCGACCAAGCCGTAGAAGGAACCGACGGGAATGTCGAGAGCCAGACCGTTGACGGCGACCTTGTCGTCGAAGCGCTTGAACAGGCCGCGGATCGACACGGCGGCGGAAGGATCGGGAGGAATCGGAGCATAACCAACAGAATTGGCGAAAGTGTCGAATGTCATGGTTTCCATACTACCCCACACGCGAAGGGCTGCCTTGCTGTTGTCAACACCCGTGCACAGCCGCGCAGCGGCATATCATGTGGCACATGGTGCGGTCCATGGTGCGGTGGTGCCCATGGTGCGGCACTTTCCATGGTGCGGTGCCTCGAAAACGTTGAAATTCCAACCCACCGCACCATGTAGTCACCGCACCATGGACCGCACCATGTGATGGCTCCGCGGCCTTTGTATAATCGCGCAACGATTACGAGGGTGACATCTTAAGGAGCTACGCTCGGGAAAACCCACAGGGTTTTCCCTTCACTGCGCCGCCTCCGCGGCCTTTGTGTAATTGCTTCGCAATTACGAGGCCGCGCCTTTATGTTGTATGGGTTTCCATTGGGCTTTGGCGAAGATGGCCTGGAAGGAAATCGGCACGTAGCTGAGCATGTAGATCGGGAAGCTGAGCACGTAGGCGAACAGCTCCTTGTTGGTGGCGCCGATCTGATCGCGTTCCGCGAGAATCGTCAGGGCCGCCAACGCCATCATTCCGAGGATGCTGGTGATGATGCCGCTCGACCATCCGGTCAGCGACTGCAATTGGCTGGACCAGGTCACGAATCCGAACGCGGCGAACAGACATCCCATCGCCACGCGTACCACGCCAAGCACGGTGAACGGGCACAGCAGCAGCGTGAAATCGATGCAGGAGAAGTCGCGTTCGCGCACGGCGCGCTTGATCAGCGCCTCGCCGTAATAGCGGAACACCTGCAGGAATCCCTTGCTCCAACGCAAGCGCTGCCGCCAGCTCTGCGCGAAGGTGACCGGCTGCTCGTCGTAGAGAATGGCGGTGCCGCAATAGCCGATGCGGTCGCCATGCAGAATCGAATCCATGGTGAATTCGAGATCCTCGGTGAGCAGATGGAACTTCCACCCCTTGTTGCGCTGCATCACCTCGCGCGAGAACATGAAACCGGTGCCGCCCACATGGCAGCTGGAGCCGAAGATCATACGCGAGCTGTTGAGGAACCGCGATTCGCGGATGAACCACAGCGCCGAGCCGGACGACACCCAGTTGTCGGCGAGGTTCACCGAATTGCGGTAGCTGGTCAGAATGCGGAAGCCCGACTGGTAGGCCTTGTTCATCTCCGCGACATAACGACGGTCGAGCTTATTGTCCGCGTCGAACACGAAATACGCGTCGTACCGCTCGGCCGCTCCGGATTCGATCATATGGTTGAGCAGATAGCTGAGCGCGTAGCCTTTGCCGATCTGCTCGGTGTTGTGCCGTTCGACCACATGGCAGCCCAGATCGCGCCCC
This window contains:
- a CDS encoding D-alanyl-D-alanine carboxypeptidase/D-alanyl-D-alanine-endopeptidase encodes the protein MRRRRWTVLVSVALTVALCVGYAVADVYDAAPGLLTQRTVAASDYPAPSVVRVGDGIVGDLDSTKTVDPQAASDLIETLVSAEGVGDGLSAIIVDAQGDVVAQYESSTPREPASTMKTLTALAASTTLDMGSTLDTETYLIQHDDGTATLVLTGNGDMLLGEGASDPEHVNGRAGLGTLAERTAAALSQRGITAVTLVYDDTLFGDLRSPEGIEENNGDHLYYTPVSSMAVDGGRQWSSALPKPSNPDDSSLYPPLSQTTAADAAAVFATRLAEQGITVSGGPSEGTTPEDLSPLASVSSATLAEVLAFALRYSDNTLAEEFGRLTAIARGADNSPAGATAAVEEALRELGIDTTGLTMADCSGLTPGSRLTVRTLAAVQTHNLTAGNGAAAAEGLSIAGLVGTAATRYTDESAAGLLRVKTGSLGTVTSMAGNVSRIDGGALSFAVVVNDPTDYEAARSAIDAFVTALVGL
- a CDS encoding ABC transporter permease → MTIALNIVRLRWALTFAAMRKSVWQTVGYVVCLAMGAMCVIGVAAGAFALGFGPDLMGSPAGQASAAARDYASVTRCVVVIVAACLLLFVAAIQLMLIGEGSSLSPKKFELYGIEDRTLQFGLLLAGLSGAPAIGGTLAFALWAMAYRWMGPVPVLVAVVAAPLAVVTMISISRMIISLATSMVTSTRGRTMFYIVTTVVSILLCQMPSIVLNSSVESEGFDTAALMAGGTMLADILAWTPLAAAFQLPFDAFAGAWLPLLGRLAVLALTWVVCFMVCTWCLRRERLVAGRDAATAKIKGIGAFSWMPDSPSGAISARLLISMRRDPRLSVMFLMPLLFVVIFGIQSHGLSVMIWQSLTWMGLFMMMVEGNGLAYDGGGFTMQVLAGVRGRDDRFGRVRVYATFSLVYILVLSLGIFVFTGDWRTGDGLALGLVCTGIGIGVVFAGLGLAEVLSCVLMYPVPSIEKPFSSPQGRLAAQGFFPFAHLFGSVILMLPTGIVALVLGLTVGDATVVLAGVGVGALVNGVVALLVGSWLGGKLMDVRMVKIVQTLESFASLQK
- a CDS encoding ABC transporter ATP-binding protein is translated as MTFDTFANSVGYAPIPPDPSAAVSIRGLFKRFDDKVAVNGLALDIPVGSFYGLVGPNGAGKTTTLNMLTGLLVPDAGTAMILGNDVWSDVNRVKREIGVMPQAGQIFDRLTGLQLLVYSGMLRGMRRDEVLRRANDLLNAFDLAQSANTMVVDYSSGMTKKICLAAAMIHSPRILVLDEPFESVDPVSSANLRDILIEYAATGGTVIISSHVMALVEKMCTHVAIINRGQVCAAGTVDQVAAGGDLEERFLTLVGGRHGAAKLDWLDGGANDASMPASAPGSATNPIQPMVPVQPMTPVQNPIGTPAPTGRTGASDGNGGVR
- a CDS encoding glycosyltransferase family 2 protein codes for the protein MLLLNVLDVLLVILGAAGILYQAACIIMSLLAKPARFPDAPEDRHFAVLISARNEENVIGNLIASIREQTYPGELIDIWLVADNCTDQTAQVGRDLGCHVVERHNTEQIGKGYALSYLLNHMIESGAAERYDAYFVFDADNKLDRRYVAEMNKAYQSGFRILTSYRNSVNLADNWVSSGSALWFIRESRFLNSSRMIFGSSCHVGGTGFMFSREVMQRNKGWKFHLLTEDLEFTMDSILHGDRIGYCGTAILYDEQPVTFAQSWRQRLRWSKGFLQVFRYYGEALIKRAVRERDFSCIDFTLLLCPFTVLGVVRVAMGCLFAAFGFVTWSSQLQSLTGWSSGIITSILGMMALAALTILAERDQIGATNKELFAYVLSFPIYMLSYVPISFQAIFAKAQWKPIQHKGAAS